Part of the Candidatus Chlorohelix allophototropha genome, TGCGCAATGCGCTGATTACAATAGAACTGGAAAACGGCGCAATCGGCTACGGTGAAGCTGCTGCCTTAGAGCCTATCAACGGCGAAAACCAAGCCACGATTCTGGCTACCCTGAAAACATATACACCGCTATTGGTTGGACGTGACGCGCTGGAATGGCGTACAATTTCCGCCGAGATTCATAACGTTTTCTCTATGCAAAACGCTGCTCGCGCCGGTATCGAAATGGCGCTGCTGGATGCTGCCACCAAAAGTATGCGGATACCACTTTATAAGTTTCTGGGCGGGGCAAGTAGCCAAGTTGAAACCGACATTAGTATTCCAATTGTCACCCCGGCGCGCGCCCGTGAACTTGCTGCCGAAATTCAGGCAAGAGGAGTGCGTTTCATCAAAATCAAGGTCGGGGGCGATATTGCCGCAGATGTAGCCCGCATATTGGGCGTGGTGGAAGGTGGCCCTAAGTTAGGTATCCAACTGGATGCAAATCAAGGCTATAATGCCCCCGGCGCGGTTCAACTACTGAATGAACTTGCACGGCTCGATATTCCGGTGCGCCTTTTTGAACAGCCTGTCCCTAAGCACGACTGGAACGGCATGAAGTATGTGACGCAACATACCAGCGTACCCGTTGCCGCCGACGAAACGATTTTCAATGCCTATGATGCCATCCGAGTTATAGAAACGGGCGCGGCAACGGTAGTGAATATCAAGCTGATGAAGTCGGGATTGGTGGAAGCGCTGGATATTGCCGCCGTTTGTCGCGCTGGAAATATTCAATTGATGATCGGTGGCATGATTGAATCGAAATTGGCAATGTGCTGCTCGGCGCATTTCGCTGCGGGCTTGGGTGGATTCGACTATATAGATTTGGATACTCCCATGCTGCTGGCAGAAGACCCCTTTGAGGGAGGTTGGAAACAAAGCGGCGGCATTTACGAGCTTAGCGAGATACGAGCCGGAATCGGTTGCTACCCGGCTGGTCGTCCTTCTGGTTATATTTAGAACAAGGATTTAAGAGCTTGAAAACGCTGGTTGGATACTTAAACGAACGCTCACCAATTGAACTGAGAGGTATTGTCGATTTCTGGGAAGTTACCTTAACCACCAAACTTTTCTCAGGAAATACCTTTGAACTGGCAAAGCAAATGACTAGCGAGTTTATGCAACGCCGCATGCTGGAAAAACTGGGTTTGGAGCAGCAAAGATTGCTACTGACGCTGGTTTCACAGCAAGAACCAGTTTTGCAGGGTATTGAATTGGCGGCGATGCTCCAACTCCCTCCGGCTGTTGCCGACAAGCTGATAAATGAATTGCGCAATGACGGCTTGATATACCCGGATACCATCAGAATTCCTGCAAGCGGTATTGAAAGCATAATGCCGCCTGCACCGCAGCGCAAGAATAGTTGGGGTGATTTTAACCGCCGAAACCAGCCAGAGCTTTTTCAGACCAAAATCGTATTTACCGTACCGCGAGAACTGAGTCGTTCTCTCAAAAGGCTGATATCTGAAAGGCTGGAAGTCGGTGAGTATAAG contains:
- a CDS encoding mandelate racemase/muconate lactonizing enzyme family protein; the encoded protein is MSTKIIKVTYEPLDIPLLEPFTIAIGRLDHVRNALITIELENGAIGYGEAAALEPINGENQATILATLKTYTPLLVGRDALEWRTISAEIHNVFSMQNAARAGIEMALLDAATKSMRIPLYKFLGGASSQVETDISIPIVTPARARELAAEIQARGVRFIKIKVGGDIAADVARILGVVEGGPKLGIQLDANQGYNAPGAVQLLNELARLDIPVRLFEQPVPKHDWNGMKYVTQHTSVPVAADETIFNAYDAIRVIETGAATVVNIKLMKSGLVEALDIAAVCRAGNIQLMIGGMIESKLAMCCSAHFAAGLGGFDYIDLDTPMLLAEDPFEGGWKQSGGIYELSEIRAGIGCYPAGRPSGYI